The Novosphingobium sp. THN1 genome includes a window with the following:
- a CDS encoding Rieske 2Fe-2S domain-containing protein, translated as MATTADYGLGPNAFPRGWFMIAVAADVSSTPQAVHFFGKEMVLYRGKGSGRPILLDAFCPHMRVHIAKNTTSYIVRDGMQVEGDSIRCPAHGWRYNSNGQCDDIPYSTHGIPKSACLKSYTVEERAGCIFMWHDMEGGAPDFDLPALSEWDRTGEGWVRWTPDHLGTLPIHPQEILDNMSDIAHFAPVHGSTGTVYFENVYDGPIMRQRFGSGHRTLVDSEALLETDTWYTGPGILLCRMEGKHPSLMMICNTPVKDGEVRVWFAVMAKTADNHQPTCEEAAIARAYHESGLAAFAQDFELWQHKEPAISVLQIPDDGPFHKGRIWYRQFFHPRAQAAEFQARVNGSHVTLRGKGEVMQVA; from the coding sequence ATGGCAACCACGGCAGACTACGGGCTTGGCCCCAATGCCTTTCCGCGCGGCTGGTTCATGATCGCCGTTGCAGCGGACGTTTCGTCCACCCCTCAAGCGGTGCATTTCTTCGGCAAGGAAATGGTGCTCTACCGCGGCAAAGGCAGCGGCCGGCCGATCCTGCTCGACGCCTTCTGCCCGCACATGCGGGTGCACATCGCGAAGAACACCACGTCGTACATCGTGCGCGACGGGATGCAGGTGGAGGGCGATTCGATCCGCTGCCCGGCGCACGGCTGGCGCTACAACTCCAATGGGCAGTGCGACGACATCCCCTATTCCACGCACGGCATCCCCAAGTCCGCATGCCTCAAATCGTACACCGTGGAGGAGCGCGCCGGCTGCATCTTCATGTGGCACGACATGGAAGGCGGCGCGCCGGACTTCGATCTGCCTGCGCTGTCAGAGTGGGATCGCACGGGCGAGGGCTGGGTGCGCTGGACGCCCGATCACTTGGGCACCCTGCCGATCCACCCGCAGGAAATCCTAGACAACATGTCAGACATTGCGCACTTCGCGCCTGTCCACGGCAGCACCGGCACGGTCTATTTCGAGAATGTCTATGACGGTCCGATCATGCGCCAACGCTTCGGTTCGGGCCACCGCACGCTGGTCGACAGCGAAGCGCTGCTCGAGACCGACACCTGGTACACCGGCCCCGGCATCCTGCTGTGCCGGATGGAGGGCAAGCACCCCTCGCTGATGATGATCTGCAACACGCCGGTCAAGGATGGCGAGGTGCGTGTGTGGTTCGCGGTCATGGCCAAGACCGCCGACAACCACCAGCCAACCTGCGAGGAAGCGGCCATCGCCCGTGCCTACCACGAATCCGGACTCGCCGCCTTCGCCCAGGACTTCGAACTATGGCAGCACAAGGAACCGGCGATCAGCGTGTTGCAGATCCCCGATGATGGCCCGTTCCACAAGGGCCGCATCTGGTACCGTCAGTTCTTCCACCCACGTGCTCAGGCCGCCGAATTTCAAGCGCGGGTCAACGGTTCGCACGTGACGCTTCGTGGCAAGGGCGAGGTGATGCAA